A stretch of DNA from Cytophagia bacterium CHB2:
GCACAGGTGGTTGCAGATGAAGAGGGCTACACCAGCGACGGCCAGCACGTCACGGCAATCTTTAAACGGCTGCGCGAGTTGGGCGCGGCCGTGGTTGGCATCAATTGCGCCAAAGGCCCGGCCGGCATTTTGAAAGCGCTGCGTGATGTGCCGCTCGAGGAAAGCCTGCTGCTCTCCGCCTTTCCCAATGCCGGTTTGCCGGCTTTTGTCGATGGCCGCTATATTTATCTTTCCACGCCGGAATATTTCGGCGAAGCCGCGCTCAAGCTGCGGCAGCAGGGCGTGCGTCTCATTGGCGGGTGTTGCGGCACCACGCCCGAGCATGTGCAGATGATGGCCAATACGCTGCGCGGACTCAAGCCGGTAACGGAGAAAACGATTGTGTTGCGGCCCGCGCCCGCGCCGCCCAGCCTGCAAAAAATCATCGAGCCGGATTTCTTGCAGAAAGTCCGCACGCAACCTTCGATCATCGTCGAGCTTGATCCGCCGCGCGATTTGGATTTTGAGCCGATTGTGGAAGGGGCCCGTGCATTGAAGCGCGCCGGCGTCGATG
This window harbors:
- a CDS encoding bifunctional homocysteine S-methyltransferase/methylenetetrahydrofolate reductase (catalyzes the formation of 5,10-methylenetetrahydrofolate from 5-methyltetrahydrofolate and S-adenosyl-L-homocysteine and methionine from S-adenosyl-L-methionine and L-homocysteine; expressed in B. subtilis under methionine starvation conditions), with amino-acid sequence MKVSFLEHLQQDLLVADGAMGTMIYSQGVALSQSFDQLNLTQPDLIRGIHQAYVQAGAQAIETNSFTANRKRLARFGLENSVAEINLAAVRLAREAADEQAYVLASIGPVRDRASEEMESADIRQLFAEHISALAQGRPDALLFETFTVVSELEIAVEEARRLSSIPIIAQVVADEEGYTSDGQHVTAIFKRLRELGAAVVGINCAKGPAGILKALRDVPLEESLLLSAFPNAGLPAFVDGRYIYLSTPEYFGEAALKLRQQGVRLIGGCCGTTPEHVQMMANTLRGLKPVTEKTIVLRPAPAPPSLQKIIEPDFLQKVRTQPSIIVELDPPRDLDFEPIVEGARALKRAGVD